One segment of Schistocerca cancellata isolate TAMUIC-IGC-003103 chromosome 2, iqSchCanc2.1, whole genome shotgun sequence DNA contains the following:
- the LOC126155030 gene encoding putative gustatory receptor 28b produces MHLRLISGFFTCSLNKLKYYKGFLDALDHIDELLAPSITNEVIKFGYMTVISDVFMAVILILSSFLTLGKSFGQLTIVQVFINSWVIISDLFLKQQFLLSVLELWTRFRTLKAVLVESLSPLGDPRLSQLLLGWRQKLPHVELSGRLRRLQQAHLLLQRAAELLQAHVSPTLTFHVMYSMLGCIYSSYELLVVLVVPQAVDSVLAVTSVSFTICWLLRHVFNVATMAIACSALEEEAVKMAELLRRAAGITETSPEVKDFLRQVERGLRPAFSASGLLHIDRKLLVTTVSATTTYLIVLGQIGLQSTFG; encoded by the coding sequence ATGCATCTTAGACTGATTTCAGGCTTTTTCACCTGTTCGCTCAACAAACTAAAATACTACAAGGGTTTTCTTGATGCCTTGGATCATATTGACGAATTACTGGCTCCAAGCATTACAAATGAAGTGATAAAATTTGGCTATATGACTGTTATAAGTGATGTATTTATGGCCGTGATCTTAATTCTCTCCTCATTTCTGACCCTTGGAAAGAGTTTCGGTCAACTTACGATTGTTCAGGTGTTCATAAACAGTTGGGTTATAATCTCTGATTTATTTCTCAAGCAGCAGTTTCTTCTGTCTGTGCTGGAACTGTGGACTCGGTTCAGAACACTGAAGGCTGTCCTAGTGGAGTCACTGTCGCCACTGGGAGACCCCAGACTGTCTCAGCTGCTGCTGGGCTGGCGCCAGAAACTTCCACATGTGGAACTCAGTGGCAGACTGCGAAGGCTACAGCAGGCCCACCTGCTGCTGCAACGTGCTGCTGAGCTCCTGCAGGCTCACGTGTCTCCCACACTCACCTTCCACGTTATGTACAGCATGCTGGGCTGCATCTACAGCAGCTACGAATTGCTCGTCGTGCTGGTGGTGCCCCAGGCAGTAGATAGTGTACTGGCCGTAACATCTGTAAGTTTTACCATCTGCTGGCTGCTCAGGCACGTGTTTAATGTGGCAACGATGGCGATTGCGTGTTCTGCGCTGGAAGAGGAGGCGGTAAAGATGGCCGAGTTATTGAGGAGGGCTGCTGGAATCACAGAAACCTCCCCTGAGGTGAAGGACTTCCTGAGACAAGTGGAGCGAGGGCTTCGCCCTGCGTTCTCTGCATCTGGTTTGCTGCACATCGACAGGAAATTGCTGGTGACTACCGTCTCTGCAACAACCACATACCTTATTGTGCTGGGTCAGATTGGTCTTCAGTCAACATTTGGGTAG